ATGCACAGGCGTGCATACTTCCTCGCATGTCCAAGGTGCTCACGTCCCTGCCCGTCGGCGAGCGCGTCGGGATCGCCTTCTCCGGCGGGCTGGACACCTCGGTCGCGGTCGCCTGGATGCGGGACAAGGGCGCGGTGCCCTGCACCTACACCGCCGACATCGGCCAGTACGACGAGCCCGACATCGACTCGGTGCCCGGCCGGGCGAAGGCCTACGGGGCCGAGGTCGCCCGGTTGGTCGACGCCCGCGCGGCGCTGGTCGAGGAGGGCCTGGCCGCGCTGACCTGCGGAGCCTTCCACGTCCGCTCCGGTGGGCGCAGCTACTTCAACACCACCCCGCTGGGCCGGGCGGTCACCGGCACCCTGCTGGTGCGCGCCATGCTCGAGGACGACGTGCAGATCTGGGGCGACGGCTCCACCTTCAAGGGCAACGACATCGAGCGGTTCTACCGGTACGGGCTGCTGGCCAACCCCTCGCTGCGGGTCTACAAGCCGTGGCTGGACGCCGACTTCGTCACCGAGCTCGGCGGGCGCCGGGAGATGTCGGAGTGGCTGGTCGCCCACGGCCTGCCCTACCGGGACAGCACCGAGAAGGCCTACTCCACCGACGCCAACATCTGGGGGGCCACCCACGAGGCCAAGGCGCTGGAGCACCTGGACGCCGGCATCGAGCTGGTCACCCCGATCATGGGCGTGCGGTTCTGGGACCCGGCCGTGGAGATCGAGCCCGAAGACGTGACCGTCGGCTTCGAGCAGGGCCGGCCGGTGTCCATCGACGGGAAGACCTTCGACAGCGCCGTCGACCTGGTGCTGGCGGCCAACGCGGTCGGCGGCCGGCACGGCCTCGGGATGTCCGACCAGATCGAGAACCGGGTCATCGAGGCCAAGAGCCGGGGCGTCTACGAGGCGCCGGGCATGGCGCTGCTGCACGTCGCCTACGAGCGGCTGGTCAACGCCATCCACAACGAGGACACGCTGGCCACCTACCACAGCGAGGGCCGCCGGCTGGGCCGGCTGATGTACGAGGGCCGCTGGCTGGACCCGCAGGCGCTGATGCTGCGGGAGGCGCTGCAGCGCTGGGTCGGCACCGCGGTCACCGGCGAGGTCACCCTGCGGCTGCGGCGCGGGGAGGACTACTCGATCCTCGACACCTCCGGCCCGGCGTTCAGCTACCACCCGGACAAACTGTCGATGGAGCGCACCGAGGACTCCGCCTTCGGCCCCTCGGACCGGATCGGCCAGTTGACCATGCGCAACCTGGACATCGCCGACTCCCGCGCGAAGCTGGAGCAGTACGCGGCCCTCGGCATGGTCGGCAGCGGGCACCCGCGGCTGATCGGCGCCGCCCAGGCCGCCTCGACCGGGCTGATCGGCGCCATGGACTCCGGCGGCGCGCAGGTCATCGCCTCCCGCGGGGCGGTCTCCGGCGTCGAGGAGCTGCTCGACCGCGCCGCGATGGAGTCCGGCACGGACTGAGGACCCCGCTGCCCCCCACGCCTCGCACGCTCGGCGCGGGCCCCTGCAGCGGGGCCGTTCCAGTACGTCACCAGCCGATCTCGCCGGTGTTCAGAGGGCGCGGTAGATGGCGTCGGGGACGTCGGTGACGAACATGTGCCCCGGCGCGTGGGTGATCGCGAACGGCGGGCGCGAGGCCATCAGGGCCGCCTGCGGGGTGACCCCGCAGGCCCAGAACACCGGGACGTCGCCGTCGGCGGGCACCACCGGGTCGCCGAAGTCCGGCGCCCCCAGGTCGGGGATGCCGAGGGCCTCCGGCGCGCCGACGTGCACCGGCGCCCCGTGCACCTGCGGCATCCGGGCGGTCACCTGCACCGCGGTGGGCACCAGCGCACCGGGCACCGGGCGCATCGACACCACCAGCGGCCCGGACAGCCGGCCCGCGGGGCGGCAGGCGCGGTCGGTGCGGTACATCGACACGTTGCGGCCCTGCTCGATGTTGCGCACCGGCACGCCGGCGTCCAGCAGCGCGGTCTCGAAGCTGAAGCTGCAGCCGATCAGGAAGGCGACCAGGTCCGGCCGCCACAGGTCGACGACGTCGGTGGGCTCGTCGACGAGCTCGCCGTCCCGCCACACGCGGTAGCGCGGCAGGTCGGTGCGCAGGTCTGCCCCCGGCGCCAGCGCGGTGGCCGGCGACCCGGCGTCGGTGACGTCCAGCAGCGGCACCGGCTGCGGGTTGCGCTGGGCGAACAGCAGCATGTCGTAGGCCCAGTCCTGCGGCAGGACGACGAGGTTGGCCTGGGTGTAGCCCGGTGCCCAGCCCGAGGACGGGGCGGCCAGCCCGGCGCGGTGGTGGGCGCGGGCGGTCGCAGGGTCGGCGGCGGGGGTCAGGGTGGTGGTCACGGGGTCCTCCTCGGTCGGTCACCGGGCCGGTCGCCGGGCCGGTCGCGCAGGGCCGCCAGCAGCTCGGCCTCGGAGTCCTGCAGGTAGTCCTCGAGCTCCTTGGCCGCGCGCTCGGACTCCCCGTCGACGAGCAGCTCCAGGATCCCCCGGTTGCGGCTGACGTAGGGCTCGTGCAGCCGCTGCGGGGACCCCACCGCCGAGAACGCCAGCCGCACCTCGGCGAGCAGCCGGGCCGCCGTCTCGTCGATGCGCCGGCTGCCGGCGAGCGCGACCAGGTGCTGGTGGAAGCGCATGTTGGCCGTGCCGACGGCACCCCAGTCACCGCGCCGGGCGGCGTCCTCGGCGGCGGCGACGTCGTCGTGCAGCGGGCGCAGCCGCACCGGGTCCAGCCGGCCGAGCCGCCGGACGACGTCGCACTCGATCGTGCGGCGCAGCCGGTAGAGGTCGACTAACTCCTCCTCGTCGAGCTCGGGCACGAACACCCCGCGGTGCAGCCGGTGCACCAGCAGCCCCTCGTGGGTGAGCAGCCGGAAGGCCTCCCGCAGCGTGGTGCGCGAGACGTGCAGGACGTCGACGAGCTGCTCCTCCGACAGCCGGCGGCCCGGGGGCAGGTCGCCCTCGATGACCCGGCGGCGCAGCAGGTCGGCCACCCGCTCGGCGGTGCTGGAGCGGTCGAAGGCGCGCACCTCGTCGGCCACGGCGCGCAGCCACCCGGCGTCGGCGCCGGCGGCACCGTCCGCGCCGGAGGGAGCTGCCGGGTCCCCGTGGAGCATGCCCCCATCCTGCCCACCCGCAGGGCCCGTGTGAACAGTCCGCCGATCCCCTTGTCGGATCGTCCGACGACTCCCTAGGTTGTCCGGCCAGGGACCCCGGGCCGTCCGCACCGCCACGGCCGGTCCGCCGACCTCACCTCCCGGGAGCACCCGCCATGGCCACCGACCCCAGCAGCGCCGGCACCGCCCCCGCCGCCCCACCGCCCGGGGCGGCCTCCGGCCGGATGGCGGCGAGCACCCGCTCCACCCTGCTCGGCGCGATGTTCCTCATGGCCACCTCGGCCATCGGCCCGGGCTTCATCACCCAGACGACGACGTTCACCGTGCAGCTGGGCGCCGCCTTCGCCTTCGCCATCGCCGTCTCGATCGTCATCGACATCGCGCTGCAGCTGAACGTGTGGCGGGTGATCGGCGTGAGCGGCCGGCGCGCCCAGGAGCTGGGCAACCTGGTCGCCCCCGGCCTGGGCTGGGTGATGGCCGCGTTCCTGCTCGTCGGCGGGCTGGTGTTCAACATCGGCAACGTGGCCGGCGCGGGCCTGGGCACCGACGCGATGCTGGGGCTGGACCCGAGGATCGGCGGCGCCGTCTCCGCGGTCGTCGCCATCGGCATCTTCCTCAGCCGCAGGGCCGGGGTCGCCGTCGACCGGATCGTGGTCGTCCTCGGCCTGCTGATGATCGTCCTGACCACCTACATCGCGGTCACCTCGGGGCCGCCGGTGGGGCAGGCGCTGCGCAACGTCGTCCTCCCCGAGGACGTCTCCTTCCTGGCGATCACCACGCTGGTCGGCGGGACGATCGGCGGCTACATCGTCTACGCCGGTGCCCACCGACTGCTGGACTCCGGCATCACCGGCACCGAGCACGTCCGCGACATCACCCGGGGCTCGGTCACCGGCATCGTCATCACCGGCGTCATGCGGGTCGTGCTGTTCCTCGCCATCCTCGGCGTGGTGGCCGGCGGCGCGGACCTGGGCACGGAGAACCAGGCGGCCACCGCGTTCCAGTCCGCCGCCGGCGAGGTCGGGCTGCGGGTCTTCGGCGTGGTGCTGTGGGCCGCCGCCATCACCAGCGTCATCGGCGCCTCCTACACCTCGGTCTCCTTCATCACCTCCCGGACGGCCACCAGCGACCGCACCCGCACGCTGCTGGTCGTCGGCTTCATCGCGGTCACCACGCTGGCCTTCCTGCTCATCGGGGCCGCCCCGACCACGCTGCTGGTCTTCGCCGGGGCGTTCAACGGGCTGCTGCTGCCGATCGGCATCGCCGTCCTGCTGTGGGTGGCCACCCGGCGCACCGACCTGCTGAACGGCTACCGGTACCCCCGCTGGCTGCTCGCCGTCGGCTGGGCGGCCTGGCTGCTGACCCTCTACCTGGCCGCGCGCTCGGTGCAGCCGGTCATCGCCCTCTTCGGGTGAGGCAGGCTGGCGCCATGACCGGTGTGGACCTCAACTCCGACCTCGGCGAGGGCTTCGGGCAGTGGCAGCTCGGGGACGACGACGCGCTGCTGGGCATCGTCACCAGCGCCAACGTGGCCTGCGGCTTCCACGCCAGCGACCCGTCGATCATGCGGCGGGTGTGCGCGCGGGCCGTCGAGGCCGGCGTGGCCATCGGCGCCCAGGTGGGCTACCGCGACCTGGCCGGCTTCGGCCGCCGCTTCATCGACGTGGAACCGGCCGAGCTGACCGCCGACGTGCTCTACCAGCTCGGCGCGCTGGAGGCGTTCGCGCGGGTGGCCGGCTCGCGGGTGCGCTACGTCAAGCCGCACGGCGCGCTCTACAACGCCATCGTCACCCACGAGGAGCAGGCGGCCGCGGTCGTGGCGGCCGTCGTCGCCTACGACCGGGACCT
This window of the Geodermatophilus sp. DSM 44513 genome carries:
- the argG gene encoding argininosuccinate synthase translates to MSKVLTSLPVGERVGIAFSGGLDTSVAVAWMRDKGAVPCTYTADIGQYDEPDIDSVPGRAKAYGAEVARLVDARAALVEEGLAALTCGAFHVRSGGRSYFNTTPLGRAVTGTLLVRAMLEDDVQIWGDGSTFKGNDIERFYRYGLLANPSLRVYKPWLDADFVTELGGRREMSEWLVAHGLPYRDSTEKAYSTDANIWGATHEAKALEHLDAGIELVTPIMGVRFWDPAVEIEPEDVTVGFEQGRPVSIDGKTFDSAVDLVLAANAVGGRHGLGMSDQIENRVIEAKSRGVYEAPGMALLHVAYERLVNAIHNEDTLATYHSEGRRLGRLMYEGRWLDPQALMLREALQRWVGTAVTGEVTLRLRRGEDYSILDTSGPAFSYHPDKLSMERTEDSAFGPSDRIGQLTMRNLDIADSRAKLEQYAALGMVGSGHPRLIGAAQAASTGLIGAMDSGGAQVIASRGAVSGVEELLDRAAMESGTD
- a CDS encoding putative hydro-lyase — protein: MTTTLTPAADPATARAHHRAGLAAPSSGWAPGYTQANLVVLPQDWAYDMLLFAQRNPQPVPLLDVTDAGSPATALAPGADLRTDLPRYRVWRDGELVDEPTDVVDLWRPDLVAFLIGCSFSFETALLDAGVPVRNIEQGRNVSMYRTDRACRPAGRLSGPLVVSMRPVPGALVPTAVQVTARMPQVHGAPVHVGAPEALGIPDLGAPDFGDPVVPADGDVPVFWACGVTPQAALMASRPPFAITHAPGHMFVTDVPDAIYRAL
- a CDS encoding GntR family transcriptional regulator codes for the protein MLHGDPAAPSGADGAAGADAGWLRAVADEVRAFDRSSTAERVADLLRRRVIEGDLPPGRRLSEEQLVDVLHVSRTTLREAFRLLTHEGLLVHRLHRGVFVPELDEEELVDLYRLRRTIECDVVRRLGRLDPVRLRPLHDDVAAAEDAARRGDWGAVGTANMRFHQHLVALAGSRRIDETAARLLAEVRLAFSAVGSPQRLHEPYVSRNRGILELLVDGESERAAKELEDYLQDSEAELLAALRDRPGDRPGDRPRRTP
- a CDS encoding NRAMP family divalent metal transporter — its product is MATDPSSAGTAPAAPPPGAASGRMAASTRSTLLGAMFLMATSAIGPGFITQTTTFTVQLGAAFAFAIAVSIVIDIALQLNVWRVIGVSGRRAQELGNLVAPGLGWVMAAFLLVGGLVFNIGNVAGAGLGTDAMLGLDPRIGGAVSAVVAIGIFLSRRAGVAVDRIVVVLGLLMIVLTTYIAVTSGPPVGQALRNVVLPEDVSFLAITTLVGGTIGGYIVYAGAHRLLDSGITGTEHVRDITRGSVTGIVITGVMRVVLFLAILGVVAGGADLGTENQAATAFQSAAGEVGLRVFGVVLWAAAITSVIGASYTSVSFITSRTATSDRTRTLLVVGFIAVTTLAFLLIGAAPTTLLVFAGAFNGLLLPIGIAVLLWVATRRTDLLNGYRYPRWLLAVGWAAWLLTLYLAARSVQPVIALFG
- a CDS encoding LamB/YcsF family protein gives rise to the protein MTGVDLNSDLGEGFGQWQLGDDDALLGIVTSANVACGFHASDPSIMRRVCARAVEAGVAIGAQVGYRDLAGFGRRFIDVEPAELTADVLYQLGALEAFARVAGSRVRYVKPHGALYNAIVTHEEQAAAVVAAVVAYDRDLPVLGLPGSAWLRLAEEAGLTTVAEAFADREYTPQGTLVSRRLPGAVLHDAEEIARRCVAMATGEPVTDVEGGLLRLTPGSICVHGDTPGAVAIAARVREALTAAGVDLAPFAAPSAP